A section of the Amycolatopsis sp. AA4 genome encodes:
- a CDS encoding YdcF family protein yields the protein MPRRFLLLFVALFGWAEWEHWRSSRREMGGRPGTSGTGEAVVVLGYRNGGSRANFVNRWRVRAAVRSQAPDRSRLVLCGGAVGGPEPEASLMARYARAHGYRGPLVLETESRSTWENVLHAVPLIEDADRIKIVSDSLHAEKARHYLRRLRPDLAERLVPAREYRFGEWMAAKPVLAVMGKRSLRRLRR from the coding sequence GTGCCGCGCCGTTTTCTGCTGCTTTTCGTCGCGTTGTTCGGCTGGGCCGAATGGGAACACTGGCGATCCTCGCGCCGTGAGATGGGCGGCCGCCCCGGAACGTCGGGCACCGGCGAGGCGGTGGTCGTGCTCGGCTACCGCAATGGCGGGTCGCGGGCCAATTTCGTGAATCGTTGGCGAGTGCGAGCGGCAGTACGTTCGCAGGCGCCGGACCGATCGCGCCTGGTCCTGTGCGGCGGAGCGGTGGGCGGCCCGGAGCCGGAGGCGTCGCTGATGGCGCGGTACGCACGGGCGCACGGCTACCGCGGCCCGCTGGTGCTCGAAACGGAGAGCCGGTCGACGTGGGAGAACGTCCTCCACGCGGTGCCGCTGATCGAGGACGCGGACCGGATCAAGATCGTCTCGGATTCCCTGCACGCGGAAAAGGCACGCCACTACCTGCGACGGCTCCGGCCAGACCTGGCGGAACGGCTGGTGCCCGCGCGGGAGTACCGGTTCGGCGAGTGGATGGCGGCGAAGCCGGTTCTGGCGGTGATGGGGAAACGAAGCTTGCGACGGTTGCGGAGGTGA